In Streptomyces nodosus, one DNA window encodes the following:
- the map gene encoding type I methionyl aminopeptidase, with translation MVELKTDASIDAMHAAGQVVGRALTAVRDAAEVGISLRELDEVAHDVLRAAGAGSPFLGYRPSFAPTPFPAVICASVNDAIVHGIPDGYRLRDGDLVSIDCGATLDGWAGDSAISFVVGEPRAEDLRLVETAERALAAGIAAAVVGNRIGDIAHAVGSVCRAAGYGIPEDFGGHGVGRQMHEDPGVPNEGRPGRGYRLRPGLVLAIEPMVIGGGTDGYHAAPDGWTLRTDDGSRAAHAEHTVAITNAGPRILTAREERP, from the coding sequence ATGGTGGAACTGAAGACGGACGCGTCCATCGACGCGATGCATGCGGCGGGCCAGGTGGTCGGCCGCGCCCTGACGGCGGTGCGCGACGCCGCCGAGGTGGGGATCTCCCTGCGGGAACTGGACGAGGTGGCGCACGATGTGCTGCGCGCGGCGGGTGCGGGATCGCCCTTTCTCGGCTACCGCCCCTCCTTCGCGCCGACCCCCTTCCCCGCGGTCATCTGCGCCTCCGTGAACGACGCGATCGTGCACGGCATCCCCGACGGCTACCGGCTGCGCGACGGCGACCTGGTCTCCATCGACTGCGGCGCCACGCTGGACGGCTGGGCGGGCGACTCGGCGATCAGCTTTGTGGTGGGCGAGCCCCGGGCCGAGGACCTGCGGCTGGTGGAGACCGCGGAACGGGCGCTGGCGGCGGGGATCGCGGCGGCCGTGGTCGGCAACCGCATCGGGGACATCGCACACGCCGTCGGATCGGTGTGCCGGGCCGCCGGATACGGCATCCCGGAGGACTTCGGCGGGCACGGCGTGGGACGCCAGATGCACGAGGACCCCGGGGTCCCCAACGAGGGCCGCCCCGGACGTGGCTACCGGCTGCGGCCGGGCCTGGTCCTGGCCATCGAGCCCATGGTCATCGGCGGCGGCACCGACGGCTACCACGCGGCGCCCGACGGCTGGACCCTCCGCACCGACGACGGCTCCCGCGCGGCGCACGCGGAGCACACCGTGGCGATCACGAACGCCGGCCCACGGATCCTCACGGCCCGCGAGGAGAGGCCCTGA
- a CDS encoding ATP-dependent Clp protease ATP-binding subunit: MTSGFNGPQGYGSDPFAEFFARIFGGQRPGPRQIDLGRLLSEPARQLVVGAAQYAAEHGSRDLDTQHLLRAALAAEPTRSLLSRAGADPDSLATEIDQRSGPHRQGGSGQPLPPTSLSLTPAVKRALLDAHELARSSGTGYIGPEHVLSALAANPDSAAGHILHSAHFAPLSPPSETQDTAKTRPERPRPSATPTLDKYSRDLTALARQGRIDPVIGRDEEIEQTIEVLSRRGKNNPVLIGDAGVGKTAIVEGLAQRIADGDVPDILLGRRVVALDLTGVVAGTRYRGDFEERLTTIVGEIRAHSDELIVFLDELHTVVGAGGGGAEGGSMDAGNILKPALARGELHIVGATTLEEYRRIEKDAALARRFQPILVPEPSVTDALEILRGLRDRYEAHHQVRYTDEALTAAVELSDRYLTDRHLPDKAIDLIDQAGARVRLRARTKGTDVRAMEREVEQLVRDKDQAVADEQYEHATQLRDRITELKQRIGQASGDTEADEGQHLEVTAEAIAEVVSRLTGVPVSRLTEEEKKRLLALEEHLRRRVVGQDEAVGVVSDAVLRSRAGLSSPERPIGSFLFLGPTGVGKTELARALAEALFGSEERMVRLDMSEYQERHTVSRLVGAPPGYVGHEEAGQLTEVVRRHPYSLLLLDEIEKAHPDVFNILLQVLDDGRLTDAQGRTVDFTSTVIVMTSNLGSEAITRRGAAIGFGAGGADAAEEARREQILRPLREHFRPEFLNRIDEVVIFRQLTAEQLRRITDLMLDKTRRLTHAQDIDVTFTERAVDWLAQRGFQPEYGARPLRRTIQREVDNQLSRLLLERSIERGGRVEVDVEAGRLAFRTEPPAPEEASSPAAPRETGDESTHPERPEGG; this comes from the coding sequence ATGACCAGCGGGTTCAACGGTCCGCAGGGCTACGGCTCGGACCCCTTCGCAGAGTTCTTCGCACGGATCTTCGGCGGACAGCGTCCCGGTCCCCGGCAGATCGACCTCGGCCGGCTGCTCAGCGAGCCGGCCCGGCAACTGGTCGTCGGGGCCGCGCAGTACGCCGCCGAGCACGGCAGCCGCGACCTCGACACCCAGCACCTGCTGCGCGCCGCCCTCGCCGCCGAACCCACCCGGAGTCTGCTGAGCCGCGCGGGCGCGGATCCCGACTCGCTCGCGACGGAGATCGACCAGCGCTCAGGACCGCACCGGCAGGGCGGCTCGGGCCAGCCGCTGCCCCCCACGTCGCTCTCCCTGACCCCCGCCGTCAAACGCGCCCTGCTGGACGCGCACGAGCTGGCCCGTTCGAGCGGCACCGGCTACATCGGCCCCGAGCATGTGCTCAGCGCGCTGGCCGCCAACCCCGACTCGGCCGCCGGACACATCCTGCACTCGGCCCACTTCGCGCCCCTGTCCCCGCCGTCGGAGACGCAGGACACCGCCAAGACACGCCCGGAACGGCCGCGCCCCTCCGCGACCCCCACCCTGGACAAGTACAGCCGCGACCTCACCGCCCTGGCGCGCCAGGGCCGGATCGACCCGGTGATCGGGCGGGACGAGGAGATCGAGCAGACCATCGAGGTGCTCTCCCGCCGCGGCAAGAACAACCCGGTCCTCATCGGGGACGCCGGTGTCGGCAAGACCGCGATCGTGGAGGGACTGGCCCAGCGCATCGCCGACGGCGACGTACCCGACATCCTGCTGGGCCGCCGGGTCGTCGCCCTGGACCTCACCGGAGTGGTCGCCGGCACCCGCTACCGCGGTGACTTCGAGGAACGGCTCACCACCATCGTGGGCGAGATCCGCGCCCACTCGGACGAGCTGATCGTCTTCCTGGACGAGCTGCACACCGTCGTCGGCGCCGGTGGCGGCGGCGCGGAGGGCGGCTCCATGGACGCGGGCAACATCCTCAAGCCCGCGCTGGCCCGCGGCGAACTGCACATCGTGGGCGCCACCACGCTGGAGGAGTACCGCAGGATCGAGAAGGACGCCGCCCTGGCACGCCGCTTCCAGCCCATCCTGGTGCCCGAGCCGTCCGTCACGGACGCCCTGGAGATCCTGCGCGGGCTGCGCGACCGCTATGAGGCGCACCATCAGGTCCGTTACACCGACGAGGCGCTGACGGCGGCCGTGGAGCTGTCCGACCGCTATCTCACCGACCGCCATCTGCCCGACAAGGCGATCGACCTGATCGACCAGGCCGGCGCCCGGGTGCGGCTGCGCGCCCGCACCAAGGGCACGGACGTACGGGCCATGGAGCGCGAGGTCGAGCAGCTGGTACGGGACAAGGACCAGGCGGTGGCCGACGAGCAGTACGAGCACGCCACCCAGCTGCGCGACCGCATCACCGAGCTGAAGCAGCGGATCGGGCAGGCCTCCGGCGACACCGAGGCCGACGAGGGGCAGCATCTGGAGGTCACCGCCGAGGCCATCGCCGAGGTCGTCTCCCGGCTCACCGGTGTCCCGGTCAGCCGGCTCACCGAGGAGGAGAAGAAGCGGCTGCTGGCCCTGGAGGAACATCTGCGCCGGCGGGTCGTCGGACAGGACGAGGCGGTCGGGGTGGTCTCCGACGCGGTACTGCGCTCGCGTGCCGGACTGTCCAGCCCCGAGCGGCCGATCGGCAGCTTCCTCTTCCTCGGCCCGACCGGCGTCGGCAAGACGGAGCTGGCCCGGGCGCTGGCGGAGGCGCTGTTCGGCAGCGAGGAGCGGATGGTCCGCCTCGACATGAGCGAGTACCAGGAACGCCACACCGTCAGCCGTCTGGTGGGGGCCCCGCCCGGCTATGTCGGCCATGAGGAGGCCGGACAGCTCACCGAGGTCGTACGGCGCCACCCGTACTCCCTGCTGCTGCTCGACGAGATCGAGAAGGCGCACCCCGATGTCTTCAACATCCTGTTGCAGGTCCTCGACGACGGCCGGCTCACCGACGCCCAGGGCCGCACGGTGGACTTCACCAGCACCGTGATCGTGATGACCAGCAACCTCGGCTCGGAGGCGATCACCCGGCGCGGTGCCGCCATCGGGTTCGGGGCGGGCGGCGCCGACGCGGCCGAGGAGGCACGGCGCGAGCAGATCCTGCGTCCGCTGCGGGAGCACTTCCGGCCCGAGTTCCTCAACCGCATCGACGAGGTCGTGATCTTCCGGCAGCTGACGGCGGAGCAACTGCGGCGCATCACCGATCTGATGCTCGACAAGACACGGCGCCTGACGCACGCCCAGGACATCGATGTGACGTTCACCGAGCGGGCCGTGGACTGGCTGGCGCAGCGCGGCTTCCAGCCCGAGTACGGTGCCCGGCCGCTGCGCCGCACCATCCAGCGGGAGGTCGACAACCAGCTCTCCCGGCTGCTGCTGGAGCGCAGCATCGAGCGCGGCGGACGGGTCGAGGTGGACGTGGAGGCCGGCCGGCTCGCCTTCCGCACGGAGCCGCCCGCCCCCGAGGAGGCATCCTCCCCCGCCGCCCCGCGCGAGACCGGGGACGAGAGCACACACCCGGAGCGCCCCGAAGGCGGGTGA
- a CDS encoding helix-turn-helix domain-containing protein: MVRNPLTPEERERGERLGRLLREARGDRSMVAVAAGAGISAETLRKIETGRAPTPAFFTVAALAGVLGLSLDEVVGRCEPAVRVA; encoded by the coding sequence ATGGTGCGCAACCCGCTGACCCCCGAAGAGCGTGAACGCGGCGAGCGGCTCGGACGGCTGCTGCGCGAGGCCCGTGGGGACCGGAGCATGGTGGCGGTGGCCGCGGGCGCCGGGATCTCCGCCGAGACCCTGCGCAAGATCGAGACCGGGCGCGCGCCGACCCCTGCGTTCTTCACGGTCGCCGCGCTGGCCGGGGTGCTCGGGCTGTCCCTGGACGAGGTCGTCGGGCGGTGCGAGCCGGCCGTGCGCGTGGCCTGA